From Diceros bicornis minor isolate mBicDic1 chromosome 17, mDicBic1.mat.cur, whole genome shotgun sequence, the proteins below share one genomic window:
- the LOC131415974 gene encoding olfactory receptor 6C2-like, which produces MKNHTITTFILLGITDDPQLQIPIFMFLFLTYMLTITGNVTIISLTLVDSHLKTLMYFFLQNFALLEISFMSACVPRYLYNIVTGDNIIKYNICVIQVFFIDVLGVTEFFLLAAMPYDRYVAICKPLHYGTIMSSRVCKSLVLCCWMSGLLIILPPLTLFLNLKFCDSNVIDYFFCDASPILKISCSDTWFIKQFVIVCAVLTFILTLVCVVLSYIYIIMTILRFSSAQQRKSAFSTCSSHMIVVSITYGSCIFMYIKPSAKESVAINKGVTVLMTSIAAMLNPFIYTLRNKQVRQAFSDTFKKIALVSKK; this is translated from the coding sequence ATGAAAAACCACACAATAACAACCTTCATCTTGTTGGGAATCACAGATGACCCTCAACTGCAGATTCCaatttttatgtttctatttctcacttaCATGTTGACTATAACTGGAAATGTGACCATCATATCCCTCACTTTAGTGGACTCCCACCTTAAAACACTCATGTACTTTTTCCTACAGAATTTTGCCTTATTAGAAATTTCATTTATGTCTGCTTGTGTCCCTAGATATTTGTACAATATAGTAACAGGTGACaacataattaaatataatatctGTGTTATTCAAGTGTTTTTTATTGATGTCCTTGGAGTAACAGAATTTTTTCTCTTGGCTGCCATGCCatatgaccgctatgtggccatctgcaaacccctGCATTACGGGACCATCATGAGCAGCAGAGTCTGCAAGAGTCTTGTCCTCTGCTGCTGGATGTCTGGCTTGTTGATCATACTCCCACCACTTACTCTGTTCCTAAATTTGAAATTCTGTGACTCCAAtgttattgattattttttctgtgaTGCATCTCCTATCTTGAAGATTTCATGCTCAGACACATGGTTCATAAAGCAGTTTGTTATTGTCTGTGCTGTGCTCACCTTCATTTTGACCCTTGTGTGTGTTGTtctgtcttacatttacatcattATGACCATTCTAAGATTCTCCTCTGCCCAGCAAAGGAAAAGCGCCTTTTCTACCTGTTCTTCTCACATGATTGTGGTTTCCATCACCTATGGAAGCTGTATCTTCATGTATATCAAACCTTCAGCAAAGGAATCAGTGGCTATTAATAAGGGTGTTACAGTGCTAATGACATCCATCGCTGCCATGTTGAATCCATTCATTTACACTCTGAGAAACAAACAAGTAAGACAAGCCTTTAGTGATACATTCAAAAAAATTGCATTGGTCTCAAAGAAGTAA